The following proteins are co-located in the Tachysurus vachellii isolate PV-2020 chromosome 19, HZAU_Pvac_v1, whole genome shotgun sequence genome:
- the lzic gene encoding protein LZIC yields the protein MASRGKSETGKLKQNMEEQLDRLMQQLQDLEECREELDDEEYEETKKETLEQLNEFNESLKKLMSGNMTLVDELGGMQLAIQAAISQAFKTPEVIRLFAKKQPGQLRTRLAEMDRDVMVGKLPRDVYTQQKLEILTALRKLGEKLTAEDEAFLTENVSATLSQFEKVTANMRSEDKIMALASSGVEKTNT from the exons ATGGCTTCTCGGGGGAAATCAGAAACTGGGAAACTGAAGCAGAACATGGAGGAGCAGCTGGACAGATTAATGCAGCAGCTACAAGATCTGGAGGAATGCag AGAAGAACTTGATGACGAAGAGTAtgaggaaacaaaaaaagagacgCTGGAGCAGTTGAACGAGTTTAATGAATCTTTGAAGAAGCTCATGTCCGGAAACATGACCCTCGTGGATGAATTGGGAGGGATGCAGCTA GCTATCCAAGCTGCTATCAGCCAAGCATTTAAGACCCCTGAAGTTATAAGACTGTTTGCAAAGAAGCAGCCTGGGCAATTACGTACAAGACTAGCAGAG ATGGACCGTGATGTGATGGTAGGGAAACTTCCCAGAGACGTGTACACTCAGCAAAAGCTGGAGATCCTCACAGCCCTGAGAAAACTGGGCGAGAAG cttacGGCAGAGGATGAAGCTTTTCTAACAGAAAATGTCAGTGCCACTCTGAGCCAGTTTGAGAAAGTCACAGCGAATATGA GATCTGAAGATAAGATCATGGCCTTAGCTAGCTCTGGAGTTGAAAAGACCAACACCTAG